In one Paenibacillus sp. JQZ6Y-1 genomic region, the following are encoded:
- a CDS encoding ABC transporter ATP-binding protein, giving the protein MTQPQLSIRQLSKRFKTGDGVSDITLDVQPGEMVTLLGPSGCGKTTVLRSIGGFLEPDSGDILIRGQSVLKLPPEKRPTAMVFQSYNLWPHMTVYDNLAFGLHIRKYKKAEIQRKVTDALELVQLAPAARKYPAELSGGQQQRVALARALLLEPDVLLLDEPFSALDAKLRMEMREELRDIQMRTGMTMVFVTHDQEEALSISDRIVVMHAGQIEQLSTPQDIYDRPQSLFVASFIGRINLIPAVSDGTHIRLQSLELEPQAGQSVLPGPCTIAVRPEDVYLTDDLNGLSGTIRQVMVLGHYAEVSIMCEEWVVKMFVPREHAIHLQNGHTIKLGFRKWIAFVGEQQGILVSHRAGVSEAASV; this is encoded by the coding sequence ATGACACAACCACAATTATCGATTCGGCAACTCAGCAAACGATTCAAAACTGGCGATGGCGTTAGCGATATAACGCTGGATGTGCAGCCGGGCGAGATGGTTACGTTGCTTGGACCATCTGGCTGTGGCAAGACGACAGTGCTGCGCTCCATCGGCGGATTTTTGGAACCGGACAGCGGCGATATTCTGATTCGCGGTCAAAGCGTATTAAAGCTACCACCCGAAAAAAGACCGACTGCCATGGTATTCCAAAGTTATAATCTGTGGCCACATATGACGGTGTATGACAATCTCGCATTTGGTCTACATATTCGCAAGTATAAAAAGGCAGAGATTCAGCGTAAGGTAACCGATGCGCTGGAATTGGTGCAGCTCGCGCCAGCTGCGCGCAAATATCCGGCAGAGCTGTCTGGTGGACAGCAGCAGCGGGTAGCGCTCGCACGTGCATTACTGCTGGAGCCGGATGTATTGCTGCTGGATGAACCTTTTTCTGCATTGGATGCTAAGCTTCGGATGGAGATGCGGGAGGAGCTGCGCGACATTCAAATGCGTACGGGCATGACAATGGTGTTTGTTACTCATGATCAGGAGGAGGCATTGTCAATCTCAGATCGCATCGTGGTAATGCACGCCGGACAGATTGAGCAATTGTCCACGCCGCAGGATATTTATGATCGTCCGCAATCGTTGTTTGTCGCTAGCTTTATCGGGCGCATCAATCTGATTCCTGCCGTTAGCGATGGTACACATATCCGCTTGCAGTCACTGGAGCTTGAGCCGCAGGCAGGTCAATCGGTATTGCCCGGACCATGCACCATTGCGGTCAGACCAGAGGATGTATATTTGACCGATGATTTGAACGGTCTTTCCGGTACCATTCGTCAGGTGATGGTGTTAGGGCATTATGCTGAAGTATCCATTATGTGCGAGGAATGGGTCGTGAAAATGTTCGTTCCCCGCGAGCATGCGATTCATTTGCAAAACGGACACACGATCAAGTTGGGTTTTCGTAAATGGATTGCGTTTGTAGGAGAACAACAGGGCATATTGGTTAGTCATCGGGCAGGGGTATCCGAAGCTGCTTCCGTATGA
- a CDS encoding extracellular solute-binding protein, producing the protein MFTKTKWSSLLLIVLSIALLAGCSGKSGSEAASANSSGTTEISLYTGGSLNVKELWETLIPEFEKANPTIKVKLVYLPSGTGGQSAVDRLLAAKQSGQQSVDVDLYEGSLDDITRGNSQGIWAKLDNSAVPNLSNVDNNALKQANDLAVPYRASSVVLAYDSSRVSTPPKTADELYNWIRQHPGRFAYNDPATGGAGSSFVNTAIYNFLPADAMNSSDPSMMQQWDQGFNLLKELGPSMYQNGVYPKKNQGTLDLLASGEVDMIPAWSDMALEQLNKQLLPSTVKLAQIDPPFTGGPSYLMMPEMSTKKEAAEKLLNYVLTPEAQTIVVNKMYGYPGIQWNLMPKELQSKFASVSGGYRQFNSGELQQEINKRWQSEVAGQ; encoded by the coding sequence GTGTTCACAAAAACCAAATGGAGTTCCCTGTTATTGATCGTGCTCAGTATCGCTCTGCTGGCAGGTTGCAGCGGTAAATCGGGTTCAGAGGCAGCAAGTGCAAATAGTAGCGGCACAACTGAGATTTCGCTGTATACTGGTGGATCGCTGAACGTGAAAGAACTATGGGAGACGCTCATTCCAGAATTTGAAAAAGCCAACCCGACGATCAAGGTCAAGCTAGTCTATTTGCCATCCGGTACAGGCGGTCAGTCTGCGGTTGATCGTTTGCTAGCAGCCAAGCAGAGTGGACAGCAAAGTGTTGATGTCGATCTGTATGAAGGTAGTTTGGACGATATTACTCGTGGCAACAGCCAAGGCATTTGGGCGAAGCTGGATAACTCAGCTGTACCGAATCTGTCCAATGTGGATAACAACGCACTGAAGCAGGCGAATGATCTGGCGGTTCCGTATCGCGCCTCTTCGGTTGTACTTGCCTACGATAGTTCCCGTGTGAGCACACCACCGAAAACGGCGGATGAATTGTACAACTGGATTCGTCAGCATCCGGGTCGATTTGCTTATAATGATCCGGCTACGGGTGGCGCTGGTAGCTCGTTTGTGAATACGGCAATTTACAATTTCCTTCCTGCGGATGCAATGAACAGCAGTGATCCGTCTATGATGCAACAATGGGATCAAGGCTTCAATCTGCTAAAAGAACTCGGTCCATCTATGTACCAAAATGGCGTCTATCCGAAGAAAAATCAGGGCACACTGGATCTGCTGGCAAGTGGCGAGGTGGATATGATTCCGGCTTGGTCCGATATGGCATTGGAGCAGCTGAACAAGCAACTGCTGCCGTCTACTGTGAAGCTGGCACAGATCGATCCTCCGTTCACCGGTGGTCCGTCCTACCTGATGATGCCCGAAATGTCCACCAAAAAAGAAGCAGCTGAGAAGCTGTTGAACTATGTGCTGACACCAGAAGCACAGACGATTGTAGTCAATAAAATGTATGGGTATCCCGGCATTCAATGGAATCTGATGCCGAAAGAGCTGCAAAGCAAGTTTGCTAGTGTATCCGGTGGCTACCGTCAGTTCAATAGCGGCGAGCTACAGCAGGAAATCAACAAACGCTGGCAGAGCGAAGTGGCGGGACAATAA
- a CDS encoding ABC transporter permease codes for MSPSIKRGMLGLALVIPSFLILFVVVILPILYAVKESLIDQISGEFGLGNYIRMFTEPAMRTNIVYTLHVTLVSTVIALLVSYALAVYLRFGKGWMARWINRLYFIPMFVPGVIATYGLITLYGNHGWMARLLLLVGIDQFPKIIYSYSGLLLANLWFNIPFATMLLSSALAAVPNTVVESARDAGASSLQLFFCFILPLSYKTMWVALTFIFMGIIGSFTAPFLIGANSPQVLGVAMQQVFSNYQETHTASAMAVFMFLLCSVMGYFYIRTMGQDMDKQA; via the coding sequence ATGAGTCCATCAATCAAGAGAGGGATGCTGGGGCTTGCCCTAGTTATCCCTTCCTTTCTCATACTGTTCGTTGTTGTCATATTGCCTATTCTGTATGCGGTAAAGGAAAGCTTGATTGATCAGATCAGTGGCGAATTTGGATTAGGTAACTATATCCGTATGTTTACCGAACCGGCGATGCGCACCAATATTGTGTATACGCTCCATGTTACGTTGGTATCGACAGTTATTGCACTGCTCGTTAGCTATGCACTTGCGGTGTATTTACGCTTTGGCAAAGGCTGGATGGCGCGCTGGATCAATCGGTTGTATTTTATCCCCATGTTCGTGCCGGGCGTTATTGCTACCTATGGATTAATTACGCTATATGGTAATCATGGCTGGATGGCAAGACTACTGCTGCTAGTTGGCATCGATCAATTTCCAAAAATTATATATAGCTATAGCGGTCTGCTACTTGCCAATCTGTGGTTTAATATTCCGTTTGCGACGATGCTGCTTAGCTCCGCGCTCGCTGCTGTGCCGAATACAGTGGTGGAAAGTGCGCGAGATGCAGGGGCAAGTAGTCTACAATTGTTTTTCTGTTTTATTTTGCCCCTATCCTATAAGACGATGTGGGTGGCGCTGACGTTTATTTTTATGGGCATTATTGGTAGCTTTACCGCTCCGTTTCTGATTGGCGCCAACTCACCACAGGTGCTGGGTGTAGCGATGCAGCAGGTGTTTTCCAACTATCAGGAAACACATACAGCAAGCGCGATGGCAGTATTTATGTTCTTGCTGTGCTCAGTAATGGGTTACTTTTATATCCGTACGATGGGACAAGACATGGATAAGCAGGCATAA
- a CDS encoding CehA/McbA family metallohydrolase, producing MTLRWIPAELHTHTFHSDGSQSLEELAQSAKQAGIDVIALTDHNTQSGFMDRNRVETSTGVRVIAGMEWTTFYGHMVTLGLQQYVDWRAVGQRDIEKGIAQVHQAGGIAGIVHPFRIGSPICTGCYWEYPVHDWSQIDYIEVWSTLMPFVKQDSQRAFALWTSLLNEGHRLAATSGRDWHRTLPEDAPAAITYIGLEPAVEVQDIHMAEYTNIVGNQNGADMQNGAYQHNGAYEQNGSHEQTEMNPSHLSNDRNKIHDWHVAAQRTFAQLQDDRQYIDAIRSGRLSVTMGPMLDLYAVVPRQDTDRQQSLSAVKNLDSDVSVGSSLSSLPEISSDEQRIYRMGDTIDCPNERLDLYMQLDRSTRRSHYELTAQQLRVVVMSDKGILAETKLDSEQLWQEWNVEVNKPMRWLRAELYGYFGGVSGMLAFTNAIYID from the coding sequence ATGACATTACGCTGGATACCTGCGGAGCTGCATACCCATACATTTCACAGCGATGGCTCGCAGTCATTGGAAGAACTGGCACAGTCGGCTAAACAAGCAGGCATTGATGTGATTGCCTTGACCGATCATAATACGCAATCTGGTTTTATGGATCGGAATAGAGTGGAGACAAGTACCGGAGTGCGCGTGATCGCTGGCATGGAGTGGACAACGTTTTACGGACATATGGTAACACTTGGGCTTCAGCAATATGTGGATTGGAGAGCGGTTGGTCAACGAGATATTGAAAAAGGTATTGCTCAGGTTCATCAGGCAGGAGGGATTGCCGGTATTGTGCATCCGTTTCGGATCGGCAGTCCGATTTGCACTGGTTGCTACTGGGAGTATCCTGTTCACGATTGGAGCCAGATTGATTATATAGAGGTATGGTCCACATTGATGCCATTTGTGAAGCAGGATAGTCAGCGTGCATTTGCATTATGGACTTCCCTATTAAATGAAGGGCATCGTCTGGCAGCGACGAGCGGACGAGACTGGCATCGTACATTGCCGGAGGATGCACCTGCGGCGATTACGTATATCGGATTGGAGCCTGCTGTGGAAGTACAAGACATACACATGGCAGAATATACAAATATAGTTGGAAATCAGAATGGTGCTGATATGCAGAACGGAGCTTACCAGCACAATGGAGCTTATGAGCAGAACGGATCTCATGAGCAGACAGAAATGAATCCTTCTCATCTATCGAATGATCGGAATAAAATTCATGATTGGCATGTTGCTGCTCAGCGAACATTCGCCCAGCTACAGGATGATCGCCAATATATTGATGCTATTCGCTCCGGTAGATTGTCCGTTACGATGGGACCGATGCTGGATCTATATGCTGTTGTGCCTAGACAGGATACGGATAGACAACAATCTCTGTCCGCTGTGAAGAACTTGGATAGCGACGTATCTGTTGGCTCATCGTTATCATCGTTACCGGAAATCTCATCTGACGAACAGCGAATCTATCGTATGGGAGATACGATTGATTGTCCTAACGAACGGCTGGATCTTTATATGCAACTGGATCGAAGCACTCGTCGCTCTCATTACGAGCTGACTGCACAGCAGCTCCGCGTTGTTGTTATGAGTGATAAGGGGATACTTGCTGAGACGAAGCTGGATTCGGAGCAGCTATGGCAGGAATGGAATGTAGAAGTGAACAAGCCGATGCGCTGGCTGCGCGCAGAGTTATATGGCTATTTTGGCGGTGTTTCTGGAATGCTGGCGTTTACCAATGCCATCTATATCGATTAG
- a CDS encoding GntR family transcriptional regulator yields MSVKQHYIKSQIERWIQQEEMDAGDRLPSESELAGQFHVCRTTVRGAIRLLKEEGKLFVKHGSGTYITRSLQKIPSSLDRLYSIGDMIRSAGLIEEQRLQYIRRMDAPTEVAFHLELEEHERVIVLERSRMANQEPVAHSINYIPVELAGNTFHEQYFQGSLFQHLEREAGIHIVSADSQIIVPASNDPHCRKLAVHPEATVLLMKQTHYDEMNRRVLYSLDYVRSDIFTFWIRRMR; encoded by the coding sequence ATGTCGGTCAAACAGCACTATATCAAATCACAGATTGAACGCTGGATTCAGCAGGAGGAGATGGATGCAGGCGATCGCCTTCCTTCCGAATCCGAGCTGGCAGGTCAGTTCCATGTTTGTCGCACTACCGTACGTGGAGCGATTCGACTATTAAAAGAAGAAGGCAAGCTGTTCGTCAAACATGGGAGCGGCACCTACATTACCCGCTCGTTGCAGAAGATCCCAAGCTCCCTTGATCGGCTATACAGCATTGGAGATATGATTCGATCAGCAGGGCTGATTGAGGAGCAACGCTTACAATATATTCGCAGAATGGATGCGCCGACCGAGGTGGCATTCCATCTGGAATTGGAAGAGCACGAGCGTGTGATCGTGCTAGAACGAAGCCGAATGGCGAATCAGGAACCGGTTGCTCATTCGATCAACTATATTCCGGTGGAGCTGGCAGGCAATACATTCCACGAGCAATATTTCCAAGGTTCGCTGTTTCAGCATTTGGAGCGTGAGGCAGGCATTCATATTGTGAGTGCAGATTCGCAAATCATTGTTCCTGCGTCCAACGATCCGCATTGTCGCAAGCTTGCTGTGCATCCTGAAGCGACCGTGCTGCTGATGAAACAGACACATTATGATGAAATGAATCGCCGTGTGCTGTATTCCCTTGATTATGTACGCAGTGATATTTTCACGTTTTGGATTCGGCGTATGCGCTGA
- a CDS encoding GNAT family N-acetyltransferase, with the protein MMNIETTAIYMQPLREEHAEALLRLRLDNREYMQKYEPVRADSYWTLETQQAMLQQGEQSFLEGTGYVFGIFQSHTGQLIGRIELSGVARGPFQNASVGYFVDRQQHGQGYATAALDWVKEYAFREAGLHRLQAGVMPWNKPSQRVLEKVGFRREGLAERYLCINGKWEDHILYAITAEESMNR; encoded by the coding sequence ATGATGAATATCGAAACTACGGCTATCTATATGCAGCCCTTACGAGAGGAGCATGCAGAGGCACTACTCCGTTTGCGATTAGACAATCGGGAGTATATGCAAAAGTATGAACCGGTGCGCGCTGATTCGTATTGGACGCTAGAGACACAGCAGGCAATGCTTCAACAAGGGGAGCAAAGCTTTTTGGAAGGAACAGGGTATGTGTTTGGCATATTTCAATCGCATACTGGACAGTTGATTGGGCGTATCGAGTTGAGCGGTGTGGCGAGAGGACCTTTTCAAAATGCGTCTGTCGGCTACTTTGTTGATCGCCAGCAGCATGGACAGGGATATGCTACAGCTGCTCTAGATTGGGTAAAGGAATATGCGTTTCGCGAAGCGGGTTTGCATCGTCTGCAGGCAGGCGTGATGCCTTGGAACAAGCCATCCCAGCGTGTGCTGGAAAAAGTGGGATTTCGTCGCGAGGGGCTAGCAGAACGCTACTTATGTATTAACGGCAAATGGGAAGATCATATCCTGTATGCGATAACCGCAGAAGAGTCTATGAATCGGTAA
- a CDS encoding S-layer homology domain-containing protein, protein MCIRKWIIGLTGALLIAAPGNALAFDDLDQTNGREEIQYLKTHDIIAGITGNEFQPDAPLTNAQGIAFLVKGLHLNIDHLRFIKAPKASDYFTDMDDHAWYSTDMMIAQLNGLELAQNINTDATMSRVQFASLLWQGVEQLDPDIHESGGATGALQDNSVKITDAGSLNDYQRDVLSQIIDSDIAQVDAEGNFRPDVPITRAEAAVMLYNALELTGKIEHDPADEKN, encoded by the coding sequence ATGTGTATTCGTAAATGGATAATCGGACTCACCGGTGCGCTGCTGATTGCCGCGCCGGGCAATGCTCTTGCTTTTGACGATCTGGACCAGACCAACGGCAGAGAGGAGATACAATACTTGAAAACCCATGACATCATTGCCGGAATTACCGGAAATGAATTTCAACCGGACGCACCATTGACTAACGCACAAGGAATTGCCTTTTTGGTGAAAGGGCTACATTTGAATATCGACCATCTACGGTTTATCAAAGCTCCCAAAGCGAGCGATTATTTTACCGACATGGACGATCATGCGTGGTATAGCACCGATATGATGATTGCTCAGTTGAACGGATTGGAACTCGCACAAAATATCAATACTGATGCAACAATGAGTCGGGTGCAGTTTGCATCGCTGCTGTGGCAAGGTGTTGAGCAGCTTGACCCAGATATTCATGAATCTGGCGGCGCAACAGGTGCTTTACAGGACAACTCTGTAAAGATCACAGATGCTGGCTCACTGAATGATTATCAGCGGGATGTGCTGTCGCAGATAATTGACAGCGATATTGCCCAAGTAGATGCAGAAGGGAACTTCCGCCCAGATGTTCCGATTACGCGTGCGGAGGCAGCGGTTATGCTGTACAACGCGTTGGAGCTGACTGGTAAGATTGAGCATGATCCTGCGGACGAAAAGAATTGA
- a CDS encoding lactonase family protein, producing the protein MANPSQRLLVFAGSYAEAADPGVYAYEFNEQTGELTATDSFSGIQNPTFLNVDAASKRLYTLGETVSETGAKGKGGEAAAFAIDEATGKLELLNRVRTIDGPPCHIQRSDDNRYLTMVSYHGGMVGLISLKEDGSVGELLDVHQHEGHSVDPQNQDRPHPHSTFFDPSGKYLIVQDLGLDRVRTYEVKPESNELKFTVDVAATPGAGPRHLVFHPNGTFAFVINELNSTVTSYRYEAGVLNEIQTIPTLPADYDGANGCAEIAISEDGRYLYGSNRGHDSIVQYAVNGETGELTLVQHVSTEGGHPRHFSLLPGGKYALVANRDGNNIVVFAIDSESGKLTYTGKSVEVSKPVCVWGAYF; encoded by the coding sequence ATGGCTAATCCATCTCAACGTTTGCTCGTATTTGCGGGCTCTTATGCAGAAGCTGCCGATCCTGGCGTGTATGCGTATGAATTTAATGAACAAACTGGTGAACTGACAGCAACCGATTCCTTTTCCGGTATTCAGAATCCGACCTTCCTGAATGTAGATGCAGCGTCCAAGCGTCTGTATACACTCGGTGAAACAGTATCCGAAACGGGTGCTAAAGGCAAAGGCGGCGAAGCAGCTGCATTTGCGATCGACGAAGCTACAGGTAAACTAGAGCTGCTGAACCGTGTGAGAACAATTGACGGTCCACCATGCCATATCCAACGTTCCGACGACAACCGCTATCTGACGATGGTCAGCTACCACGGTGGTATGGTCGGTCTAATTTCGCTAAAAGAAGATGGAAGTGTAGGGGAACTGCTGGACGTGCATCAGCATGAAGGGCACAGCGTCGATCCGCAAAATCAGGATCGTCCGCATCCACACTCTACCTTTTTCGATCCATCTGGCAAATATCTGATCGTACAGGATCTGGGTCTAGATCGCGTACGTACTTACGAAGTAAAACCAGAATCCAACGAGCTGAAATTCACAGTCGATGTAGCGGCTACACCGGGCGCAGGTCCACGTCACCTCGTATTCCATCCAAATGGTACATTTGCATTTGTGATCAACGAGCTGAATTCGACAGTCACCTCGTATCGCTATGAAGCGGGTGTATTGAACGAAATCCAGACGATTCCAACATTGCCTGCTGATTATGATGGCGCTAACGGTTGTGCAGAGATTGCTATTTCTGAGGATGGACGTTATCTGTATGGCTCCAACCGTGGTCATGACAGCATCGTACAGTATGCAGTGAACGGCGAGACTGGCGAACTGACACTGGTGCAGCATGTATCGACCGAAGGTGGTCATCCACGTCACTTCTCCCTGCTGCCAGGTGGTAAATACGCGCTTGTCGCTAACCGCGATGGCAACAACATCGTTGTATTTGCCATCGATAGTGAGAGCGGCAAGCTGACCTATACTGGCAAAAGTGTAGAAGTGTCCAAACCGGTATGCGTATGGGGCGCTTATTTCTAA
- a CDS encoding LacI family DNA-binding transcriptional regulator, producing the protein MGATIKDVAALAGVAVSTASYALNGIGRVSTKTRDRVLEAARELNYQKNGIASDLKRSRTNTIALLLSDLSGPYYSSLIKGVQEVSLNNGYDLIACSSIGGDTSTAVKFIKEKRVDGAIILAHNIPDRTIMESAREGFPIVMLDRRLEHESLCYVEADHEKGGLLATNYLIENGHRRIAFVSGPASSKHNKDRYNGFSQAMQQHGLTIEPRWNLVGNFTEEGGYRAVKLMIAQGDLPEAVFFANDEMALGGITALSEAGLRVPEDISVVGFDDIVQARFLTPALTTVRQPDYEVGALAVHLIFQILKGESVAKHYTLDTELVIRGTVRMN; encoded by the coding sequence ATGGGGGCAACGATCAAGGACGTAGCCGCTCTGGCGGGTGTGGCGGTATCGACAGCGTCTTATGCGCTGAATGGAATCGGCCGTGTGAGTACGAAGACACGGGACAGAGTGTTAGAGGCTGCCCGTGAACTGAACTATCAGAAGAACGGAATTGCTTCCGATCTGAAGCGCTCCCGCACCAATACGATTGCTTTGCTACTGAGTGATTTGTCCGGTCCGTATTATTCCAGTCTGATCAAAGGTGTACAGGAAGTCAGCCTGAACAATGGCTATGATCTAATTGCCTGTAGCTCGATTGGTGGGGACACATCGACAGCCGTAAAGTTTATCAAGGAAAAGCGGGTGGACGGAGCTATTATTCTTGCGCATAACATTCCAGATCGAACGATTATGGAATCCGCGCGCGAAGGCTTCCCGATCGTCATGTTGGATCGTCGGTTAGAGCATGAGAGCCTCTGTTATGTCGAAGCGGATCATGAGAAAGGCGGCTTACTTGCTACCAATTATCTGATCGAGAATGGCCATCGCCGTATCGCCTTTGTATCTGGCCCGGCGAGCAGCAAGCATAACAAGGACCGGTACAACGGGTTTTCACAGGCGATGCAGCAGCATGGTTTGACGATTGAACCGCGCTGGAATCTGGTTGGTAACTTTACCGAAGAAGGCGGGTATCGCGCAGTCAAGCTAATGATTGCACAGGGTGATCTGCCGGAGGCAGTATTTTTCGCCAATGATGAGATGGCGCTAGGCGGCATTACGGCGCTAAGCGAAGCAGGGCTTCGGGTACCAGAGGACATTTCGGTTGTCGGCTTCGATGATATTGTTCAGGCTCGTTTCCTAACGCCTGCGCTTACCACGGTACGACAGCCAGATTATGAAGTTGGCGCACTTGCTGTGCATCTGATTTTCCAGATTTTAAAAGGGGAATCGGTTGCAAAGCACTACACACTAGATACTGAACTCGTCATTCGTGGCACAGTCCGAATGAACTGA
- a CDS encoding sugar ABC transporter substrate-binding protein, producing MKKWWKPAVSGLLIFSFLLAGCSGGKEQTTTSDGKRILKVWGMGAEGTALAQMAPDFEAKNPDIKVEVQSIPWDNAHDKLLTAVASQSGPDVVQMGMSWIPEFADAGALQDLSSYVDKYPNLKADNYFKGARTKMTYNDKLVGIPWYIDTRVLFYRKDLLQQAGYDKAPQTWDELKDAATKLAARGNGNYGILLDSKDQLFTLPFAWENGSEVIDSNNQAQLNQPPYVETIQYLSSFFKEGIAPTQSDMQLIPSFGEGILPMFISGPWTVNQIKTELPELKPDQWGTAIIPAKEQGGESASVLGGSNLSVFSSSKNTEDAVKFISYLNDPDTQVKWYELTQDLPSTTKAWDDKAFQDSPNIQTFRTQMDTARSTPSVKEWETIAKQISDAFDQIVVGGEDIQKQLDQLNEQANSTLQSGN from the coding sequence ATGAAAAAATGGTGGAAACCGGCGGTGTCGGGTCTGTTGATCTTTTCCTTTCTGCTTGCTGGATGTTCCGGCGGCAAGGAGCAGACTACAACCTCCGACGGCAAACGAATACTGAAAGTATGGGGCATGGGCGCGGAAGGTACTGCATTAGCACAGATGGCACCGGATTTTGAAGCAAAAAACCCGGACATCAAGGTGGAAGTGCAATCCATCCCATGGGACAACGCACATGACAAGCTGTTGACGGCAGTTGCTTCGCAAAGCGGACCCGATGTTGTGCAGATGGGTATGAGCTGGATACCAGAATTTGCGGATGCTGGCGCACTGCAAGATTTGTCCTCCTATGTGGACAAATATCCGAATTTGAAAGCGGATAATTATTTTAAAGGTGCGCGTACCAAGATGACCTATAATGACAAACTGGTCGGCATTCCATGGTATATCGATACACGCGTATTGTTTTACCGCAAAGATCTGTTGCAGCAGGCTGGATATGATAAGGCTCCCCAAACATGGGACGAGCTGAAAGATGCAGCGACCAAGCTGGCAGCACGCGGTAACGGAAATTACGGTATCCTGCTGGATAGTAAGGATCAACTGTTTACCCTTCCATTTGCATGGGAGAATGGTAGTGAAGTGATTGACAGCAACAACCAAGCGCAATTGAACCAGCCTCCTTATGTGGAGACGATTCAATATTTAAGTAGCTTTTTCAAGGAAGGTATTGCTCCAACCCAAAGTGATATGCAGCTGATTCCGTCATTCGGTGAAGGCATTCTGCCAATGTTCATTAGCGGTCCTTGGACTGTGAACCAGATCAAAACCGAATTGCCAGAACTGAAGCCAGATCAATGGGGAACAGCAATTATTCCTGCTAAGGAGCAGGGTGGTGAAAGCGCATCCGTACTTGGTGGTTCCAATCTGTCTGTGTTCAGCAGTTCCAAAAACACCGAGGACGCTGTGAAGTTCATCTCTTATCTGAATGATCCAGATACTCAGGTGAAATGGTATGAGCTGACGCAGGATTTACCATCCACGACCAAAGCTTGGGATGACAAAGCCTTCCAAGACAGCCCGAATATCCAAACATTCCGTACCCAAATGGATACGGCGCGCTCCACACCATCGGTCAAAGAGTGGGAAACGATTGCAAAACAGATTTCCGACGCATTCGACCAAATCGTTGTTGGTGGCGAGGATATTCAAAAGCAGTTGGATCAATTGAATGAGCAAGCCAATTCTACGCTTCAAAGTGGCAATTAA